AGATGAATTTCGGTGAGAGTCTGAGTAATCCCTGGATCAAGGACATCGTCTATCGGGATCCCGTGCATACCTCAATCCTTTTGAATAGCGGGACAATGCAGGCCAAAGGGCTGGAGAGCGGCGATATTATCAGGCTTGAGTCGCCTCATGGCGGTCCCATATATGGTCGTGTCGCGGGTGTGGAGACCATGCATCCCGATGCGGTTGGCGTTTCCAATTCACTTTCACGAATCCGCACGGAAAATCGTGCTGTACGCCATGCAGGCGGACATTTCAACGACATGCTGCCGTATGACTTGAAGAATACCGATGGTGTCACCGGTCAACCGGAAACAGCCTGTCGCGTGAAGATCACAAAAGTGGATGACTGGCCGGAAAGTCTCAAGCAGGGCGGCACTGTGTATCAGATGGTTGACGAGATTGCGAAAGGCAAGGGGGCGCACTGATGGCCAGAATGGGTATGGTCTTTGACCTGAAACGGTGTATTGGCTGCAATGCCTGCGTAATTGGCTGTAAACAGGAAAACAGTCTGCCGGACGGTGTGTTCTTCACTAAGACGCTGAGTGAGGATTATGGTGTCTATCCGTCTGTCAAACGCGTCTATATTCCGACCTTGTGCAACCATTGCGAGGATGCTCCCTGTGAAAAGGTCTGTCCCAGCGGGGCAACTTACACTCGGGATGATGGCATTGTCATGGTGGATGGTGAAAAGTGTATCGGATGCGGGAGCTGTGCTGTGGCCTGTCCCTATGATCAACGCAGTCAGGTCTCAAAGGAGATGTTGGATAGGGGGCTATTCGGTGAAGGCCAATTAACCGATTTCGAGAAGCAAGGCTACGAGCGTTTCACACCGGGTACCGTTATCAAGTGTGACTTCTGCAGTAACCGGGTGGATGCCGGTCTTGATCCTGCCTGTGTGGTTACTTGTCCCACCAATGCACGTATCTTCGGTGATTTTGATGATCCGGACAGCAAGCCCAATCGGGTAATGCGTGAACGGGGTGGCGGTCAAACCCCACTGGCGGAAAAAAATACCAAACCCAAGGTTTATTACATATCCTAAAGGAGCGGATGATGTCGAATACAGATGCACCTTTGGTCGGCGATAGCTTTAAACTTGGTTACCGCTTCCAAAATTTCTGGGATGTGCCGATGGCCACAGCCTTTTTCTTCGGTGAGTTGGGTGCCGGTACCTTCCTGATATCGATGTACTTTGATTTTGTTGCCGGGATGATCTTCGGTCTGATCAGCACTGGTGTTGGAAAGCCGCTTTTTCATTTGACCCACATGGGTGTACCGGCGAAATCCTGGCGGGCGATGCTTCGTCCGGACCGTTCCTGGATCAGTCGTGGCTTGATATCCATTATGGTCTTTGTCCCATTCGGGATACTGGTTGTACTGGATCAGACTTTTGGCTGGTCCGGCGGGGGAGCCGTGGGCAAGCTGATTCAGCTTATCGCAGTCGCTGCCGCACTGCTGGTGATGACCTATCAGGGATTCGCGATGTCACACTCCTCATCCATAGCCTTGTGGAACACGGGTTTGATGCCGGTTAGCAGTATGACTTATGCCTTGCTCGGCGGTGCCGCCGTCACCCTGCTTCTGGGTAATGTATTGAACAGTTTGGTCGATGCTGATCTGGTGTTGTTGCAAAAGCTGTTGCTAGCTTTGCTGGTGGTAACGCTAGCCATCCTGTTGAGTCTGCTTCATGCCGCTTATCACGGTACCCGGGGTGGGCAACAGTCGGTGACATTATTGATCAAAGAGAGTTTCTCATTGCCCTTTTATACTCTGGTTTTAGGTGCCGGTATTCTTCTTCCGCTTGTTTTGCTGTGGTTCGGGGGGAGCGCATTAGTGTCGGTATTTGTGGCTGCGACCGGCGTATTGGTCGGTTTCTTCAGCTATCGTGTTTTAATCTTCAAGGCAGGTGTCTATGAGCCCCAAATTAGCTTTGCAGCCCGTCTTGGCCTGCACTAGAGCCGTTACTGCCAATATTGTGGATAACAGCGGGAAACCAGGCGTGCGGCGTGTAACATCACGTTACATTCCCGGGCCGGGTCAACCGGGTGTGGTGGAACAGAGTCCTGTAGTCGTTGAAGACGCCTTGACGTTGGATGTCGAGGCAATCGGTACTTATACCCTGATGTGGACGCCTACCGATAATGTGCAACTTATGGCTAGCGGGTATCTTTCAGGGCATGGCCTGCTGAGCGAGGAGGTTCCCAGTGCGGCACTTTCACTAGCTGCGGGTTTTGCCTTCACGGAAGGCTTGATTCAAAACCTGGATGATGTCGAGAGCCTGGCGGTATGTCCGGACAAGCCGGGCATCGTGCGCATGAAGCTCAAGAGTCCGGAAACGGTAGAAACACGAAGGCGCAACTTGGTGATGACGAGCTCCTGCGGGATATGCGGAAGCAGGGAAGTGGTCGAAAACAATACCTTTGGCCTGAATAACGTACCTGATCGAATGCGACTGATGGGTAGGGGGGTCGCAGAACTGATGGAGGAGATGCGGCAGCGACAGGCCATTTTCGATGAGACAGGCGGTGCGCATGCGGCAGCTGTGTTTACTTCTGATGGGCGTATTCATGCTGTAGCCGAAGATCTTGGGCGACACAATGCCCTGGACAAGGTTATCGGGGCTACTCTGCTGAACGGCGAAGGGTTCAAGGCACGAGGTGTTCTGCTATCCAGTCGCCTGAGTCTGGAGATGGTGACCAAAGCGGTGCGCGCAGGTCTGGAAATTGTTGCTGCAGTCAGTGCGCCGACTTCATTGGCGATAGAAGTGGCGGAACGGTTTGGTGTGACCCTGTGCGGCTTTGTACGCAAAGGGCGCTTGACGATTTATTCCCATCCACATCGAATCGATCCGTTAGGGTGATGGGTGTCTGCCGGTAACAGCAATTGTTGGCTACATTAACCAGGCGCTGACTGCGTATTCCTTTCCATTACACGATGCATGACCGGCTTCCTTGAGAGTCAACTTGTTCACCCTGGCGTTCAAGACGCTATCAGGCGTGATTAATAGTATTCATTTATAGTCCGCACTGCTGGCTGATTCGAGCGGATGTCAACATAGAGGAACCTGCAGATGTCTGATTCGTTGCCGATTGTCGCCGTATTAGGTGGTACAGGTGATCTGGGTGGTGGTTTGGCTTATCAATTGGCCAAAGCCGGTTATCCGGTCATTATCGGATCCAGGGGTGAGGAGAAGGCCAAGGCTTCGGCAAAAGCCATGTCGGATCGGGTCGGGACATCGGTAGACGGTAGAGAAAACAGCGCTGCCGCGACAATTGCCGATGTGGTCATAATGACGGTTCCTTTTGCCAGTCACGACAGTACCTTGAAAAGTGTCCGTGATGCGGTCCAGGGTAAGATATTTGTTGATGCCACCGTACCCCTGGTTCCACCAAAGGTAGCACGCGTCCAGCTCCCGGCGGATGGGCCGGCGGCTAAACAGTCCCAGATGTTGTTGGGTGAAAATGTTCGTGTCGTTTCCGCCTTTCAGAATATCGCAGCTACGCATTTGCAGTCAGACGATGGTCATCATAACGAATGTGATGTGTTGGTTTCAGGTAATGACCCGGAGGCACGGGATATGGTGGTCAAGCTTGCCAGGGATATTGGTTTGCGTGCTTGGCATGCGGGGGCAATCGACAATTCCGCTGTAGCCGAGGCGTTGACTTCGGTACTGATATTCTTAAACAAGCGCTACAAAATCAACGGTGCGGGTTTACGTATTACCGGCGAACCTGGTTCGGCAGTTTAAGGGATTGGCTGATGAAAGTACTGGTAGCTGTTAAAAGAGTTGTTGACTACAACATCAAGGTCCGTCCAAAAGCGGATGGATCAGATGTTGAGATAGCCAATGCAAAAATGTCCATGAATCCGTTTGATGAAATAGCCGTGGAAGAGGCGGTGCGAATGAAAGAAGCGGGTAGCGCTACAGAGGTGGTTGCTGTCTCCCTTGGTGAGACGGCATGCCAGGACATTGTCCGTACGGCGCTTGCCATGGGGGTGGATCGCGGCTTGCTGGTGGAGACCGATGAACGGTTGGAACCTTTGACTGTCGCCAAACTGCTTGTTGCTATCGTGGAGAGAGAGCAGTTCGATCTGGTTATTCTCGGTAAGCAGGCGATCGATGACGACAGTAACCAAACCGGTCAAATGCTGGCGGCGCTTTTGGGCTGGCCCCAGGCTACTTTCGCATCCCAAGTTCTGGTCGACGGTGATCGGGTGCAGGTTACACGAGAGACAGATACCGGCAGCCAAACCCTCTCTTTTCAGCCGCCGGGCGTGGTGACCTCCGATTTACGCTTGAACGAACCGCGCTATGTCAAATTACCGAATATTATGAAGGCCAAGAAAAAGCCCCTGGATAAGATCACGCCGGCAGAACTGGGTGTCGATATATCAGCTCGATTGGAGATTCTCTCTGTAGCTGAACCGGTACAGCGCAGTGGAGGCATCAAGGTTTCCGATGCAAAAGAGCTGGTGGAGAAACTCAGAAATGAAGCAAGGGTGATTTAATCGTGACGATACTGGTTATCGCTGAACACAATAACAGTGAACTCAATGCTGCAACCCTGGCGGCAATCACTGCTGCGACTCAAATAAGCGATTCAGTCGATCTGCTGATCGTCGGCAATGGCTGTTCGTCGGTAGCCGAGAGCGCCGCGAGAGTACGGGGAGTGAGTCGTGTGGCATTGGCGGATGCCCCGGAATATGAGCATCAGCTGGCGGAAAATGTCGCTCCATTGGTCGTCAGACAGGCTGAAGGATATACGCATCTGCTGATGCCGGCCACTGCTAATGGAAAGAACCTGATGCCTCGCGTGGCAGCACTGCTGGACGTGGCTCAGATATCAGACATTATCGCGATTGAATCGAGTGACTGCTTCCGACGTCCGATCTACGCGGGAAACGTCATCGCCACCGTGCGCTCGAAGGACCCGCTGAAGATTGTCACTGTACGTGCAACCGCCTTCGAGCCGGCCGTTGCAGAAGGTGGTAACGCACTCATTGATCAGATTGAGGCGAGCGGGGATACGGGCCTTTGCCGCTGGGATGGAGAGGAGCAGAGTGAATCGTCGCGGCCGGACTTGACTCAGGCCGAAGTGGTGGTCTCCGGCGGGCGCGGTTTGGGCAGTGCGGAGAATTTCCATCTGCTCGAGACCCTCGCCGACAGGCTTGGTGCGGCGATTGGCGCATCCCGCGCAGCCGTGGATGCGGGTTTTGTTTCTAATGATTTGCAAGTAGGACAAACCGGCAAGGTGGTTGCCCCCAAACTCTATATAGCTGTCGGTATTTCCGGTGCCATACAACATTTGGCCGGAATGAAGGAGAGCAAAGTGATCGTGGCTATCAACAAGGACGAGGATGCCCCCATATTCCAAATCGCCGACTATGGCATCGTTGGCGACCTGTTCGACATCTTGCCTGCCTTGTTGGCTGAACTTGAACGGAGTGTTAATTGAATCTGCCTTGCGGGGCAAAAAAAAGCGGGTCTTGGCAGTGATGATCAAATGCATGTTAACAGGCCCTAAAGCCGGAGCCTATGATGCAACGTGAGAGCATGGAATATGATGTAGTCATCGTTGGCGGTGGTCCGGCAGGATTGGCTGCTGCAATACGATTGCGCCAACTTGCCATGGCACAGAAAAGGGAACTCTCCGTATGTGTGCTTGAAAAAGGCGCTGAGATTGGTGCGCACATACTGTCAGGCGCTGTCATCGATCCCTGCTCACTCGATGAATTGATTCCCGATTGGCGAGAGCAAGACGCACCTCTGACCACAGAGGTCAATCATGATCTTGTCTATTTTCTGCGGAATGGGGAGAAGGCGTGGCAGGTGCCGAAACAGTTTGTCCCCGCCTCAATGCACAATCGAGGCAATTACATAGCCAGCCTGGGTAATCTATGTCGTTGGCTGTCTGAACGGGCAGAGACACTGGATGTCGATATATTTCCCGGATTTTCGGCTGCCGAGGTGCTTTACGGTGAGCATGCTGAAGTGGCTGGTGTCATCACAGGCGATATGGGATTGGCCGAAGATGGCAGTAAAAAGCCAAGTTTCGAGCCCGGTATGGAATTGCGCGCAAAATATACTCTGTTTGCAGAGGGTGCACGTGGTCACCTGGGTCAGCAGTTGGTCGTCAGGTATCAACTTGATGCCGGCGTGGGCGCACAGCACTATGGGCTGGGATTAAAGGAATTGTGGGATTGCAGTCAGCAAAAACATCAACAGGGATTGGTCATCCACGGCTCGGGTTGGCCATTGTCAGAGAGCGGCAGTGGTGGTGGATTCTTTCTGTATCACCTTGAGGACAACCAGATCAGTGTGGGCCTGATCGTCGATCTGAATTATCAGAACCCTTATGTTAATCCATACGAGGAGTTTCAACGTCTGAAACAGCACCCATTGCTCAAAGGTTATCTGACCGGTGGCCGCCGGGTGGCCTATGGCGCGCGTGTCATAAACAAGGGCGGTTTTCATGCCTTGCCCACCATGCACATGCCTGGGGCGCTTTTGATCGGATGCGATGCAGGCACCCTCAACTACGCCAAGATCAAAGGCACCCATACGGCAATGAAGTCCGGCATGCTGGCTGCTGAAACAGTGTTCGAGTCTCTTGCTGAAGGGGGTCGGGGCGGAGAAGATCTGTACGCTTTTAACGATCGCTTCAAGGCATCCTGGCTTTGCGATGAGTTGTATCGCAGCCGCAATTTCGGCACGGCACTGAAGAAATGGGGTTTATACTTCGGAGGGGCATACAATTATCTTGACCAGACCCTGTTTGGCGGCAAGTTTCCCCTGGATCTGCATGATGACACAGAAGACCGCGACACCCTGAAACACGCGGCTGACTGCAAACGGATCGACTATCCTAAACCGGATGGCGAGATCAGCTTCGATCGACTCTCTTCAGTCTATCTCTCCAATATCAGTCACGAAGAGGACCAGCCCTGTCATCTCAGATTGCAGGATAGTGTCGTTCCATTGGAAATCAATCTGGGACGTTACGATGCCCCTGAACAACGTTACTGTCCGGCCGGGGTCTATGAGATTCTCGACATGGAAGAGGGCCCCCAACTTCAGATCAACGCGCAAAACTGCATCCATTGCAAGACCTGCGATATCAAGGATCCTACCGCCAATATCACCTGGGTGACGCCGGAAGGCGGTGGGGGACCGAATTATCCGAATATGTGAGCCGATGATACCTGCCTGGAATGTCTATGACCAAGCGTAATCTTCCGTTGGCCGGATTTAAGGTCCTGGATCTTTCACGCATCCTTGCAGGGCCCTGGTGCACTCAATTATTTGGCGACCTTGGGGCGGAAGTGATCAAGATCGAGAGTCCCGAAGGTGATGGCACACGTCAGTGGGGACCGCCATTCTTCGATGGCAAATCGGCCTATTATCTCTCTGCGAACCGAAATAAAAAGTCTCGGGTGCTGGACTTCAAGAATCCCGGCGATCTGGCGGTACTGAAGGGATTGCTGCAATCTGCAGATGTGCTGATCGAAAACTTCCGTGCCGGTACTTTGGACAAGTTCGGTCTGGATGGAGCATCAGCGCTCAAGCTCAATCCGCAACTGATCTATTGTTCGATCCACGGATTCGAACAGTGCAGTGACTGGGGAGCCAAGCCGGGATTCGATGCGCTGATCCAGGCCATGTCAGGTTTGATGAGTATCACCGGAACCGAAGAGGGTGAGCCGGTCAAGGTTGGGGTGGCTATCAGTGATATATTGGCTGGGCTCTATGCCGGTAATGCGATTCTTGCTGCATTGCTGGAACGTCAACACTCCGGGCGGGGACAGTTGATAGAGATACCCCTGTTCGATACCCAGGTGACCTGTCTGGCCAATGTGGTTTCAAACTTCCTCACCAGTCGCGAGGTGCCGAAGGCATTGGGTAGCGCCCACCCCAATATCGTACCCTATCAGTGTTTTGCAACGCTTAGCCAACCGGTGATGATTGCGGTGGGGACTGATAAGCAGTTTGCCAGTCTGTGTCAGGTGATGGCTGTGGACTGGCATCAACAGGATGATTACCGAACCAACCCCCGGCGGGTGGAAAATCGTCATCGGCTGGTGCCCCTGATCCAGGCTTTGATGTTGACCCGCACCCGGGACGAGTGGCTGGCTATTTTTTCTGCCGGTGATTTTCCGCACGGCCCGGTCAACGATCTGGGTGATCTCTATGATCATCCCTATACCAAGGAATCCGGTTTATTCTTAACGCTGGATGACGGTCGTACACCCGCCGTGCGCAATCCGATCAGATTCTCCAGAACCCCTCTGGATCGGTATGAGTCACCGCCGGAGTTGAACGGGCATCCGGATGCCAAGTTTGATTGTCTCGACGAATGAAAAAAGAGACCCAGACTGTCCCGGTTTCGTGCATGCGTGGTGCGCAACTGCCAATCCCACTGGCCCATACCTACTTAGTGCTGACCGCTTTTTTTCTTGCCAGCAATCATGTCATTGGACGTGGTGTGCATGATGTCATTCCACCGGTGGGCCTCAATTTCTGGCGCTGGACAGCCGGGGCACTGATCCTGCTTCCCTGGGTCTTGAAGGGCGGTTCACCCGTCCGTGTGTTTCGTGGGAATATAACCACCTACATCCTGTTGGGCGGCTTCGTGACACTCAGCACCATGTTGATTCTGATAGCACTTCGCACAACCACTGCCGTCAATGTCTCTGTTATCAGCGTATTTCAACCCATACTGACAGTTATCATCGCCGCTACCTTTCTGGGTGAAAGGTTACGAACAGTACAACTTGCGGGCATCTTTGCCGCCTGTACCGGCGTCGCTGTCATGCTGTTTCACGGTAGCTGGTCGGCTGTCCTGGAGCTTGAAATCAATAGTGGTGATCTTTTGACCTTGTTGGCGGTATGCGGATTCTCTGCCTATGCCATCAATGTCTCCAGGATACCTTTAGAATTGAGTTCCCTGGAATCCCTCTTCGGCATTATCGTTACCGGTTGTATTATTCTGCTGCCTTTTTATCTGGTGGAAACAATCTGGTTTATGATCATGCCGATGGATTTGGCTACTGTTGGCGTGGTTTTGGTGCTGGCGCTGACAGTCTCGGTTTTTGGCATGTTGATGTGGAACCAAGGTAACCAGGCTGTGGGTCCCAGTCGCGCTGCGGTATACCTCAATCTCATTCCTGTGTTTGCCGCAATCCTGGCTGCAGTTTTCCTGGGAGAGCATGTGTATTGGTTCCATTGGCTTGGAGCGGGTTTTATCGGTCTGGGAATCTGGCTGGTGGTGAAACGGGTGGGTAACGGCGATGGTAAATGAAGATCTGCGGAAAGAGAGCGATCCTCCTGTCAGTATCATGATGTCACGCATGCCGTTGCCTGGAAAAGAACAGGAATTCGAGACATATCTCAATGGGATCACCGAGGCCGCCCAACGTCAGCCCGGGCATTTGGGGGTGAGTATCATTCGTCCCTCGGGTCAGGAGAGAAATTACTATATCCTGTTCAAGTTCGATAGACGATCAAACCTTGAACACTGGGAAAAATCTGATGAACGGGCCCGTTGGCGCAGCATCGCCAAACAGGTCAGCGAGAAGCCGAAGCGTCATATGGTAACCGGCCTCGAAGCCTGGTTCACTTTACCGGATCAGGCAATGGTGGCACCTCCCCCTCTTTATAAAATGGCTGTGTTGGCATGGTTGGCGATCTATCTTTTGATCAGCGGTCTATTATGGTTGATAGGACCGTTACTTGAACCCCATCCTCTGATGTTGCGTACCCTGATTCTTACCGGAATTGCGGTACCCCTCATGACTTTTCTGCTTATGCCATTGCTCACCCGGATCTTCAAAAACTGGTTGTATTCGTAACAGAAAACCATCCCAGGCCGCATCGCTTCGTCCTGTCTGAATGCTCTTGTGGTCAATTGGGGTGCGTTCAGGTCTAAGAGTCGACAACAAAGCTTGCATATACTCAGGCAGAACTCATTCGTTTATGCGATTCAGCAACCCGTGGTGATAGACCTGGAAGAGACGCCTATTTTATGTCTGTCTCATTTGAAATCGGTATCTTACCCAATCGGCCGGTCAGTGAGTGTTTATCGTTGTCCGGGCAAGCCGAGGAGTATGGCTATGGAGGGGTCTGGATTGCCGATTCCCAATGTGTAATGCGGGATGCCTACATACTGCTCTCGCAGATTGCGTTACAGACTTCCCGCATCCGGGTGGGCTCCGGGGTAACCAATGCCATCACCCGGCATCCTGCAGTACTGGCCAACAGCTGGGCAACCTTGCACGAAGTGTCCAATGGAAGAGCGATACTGGGTATCGGTGTGGGCGAAAGTGCCGTTCATACCCTGGGATTCAAACCTGACCGCCTGGCGGCCCTGGAAAATAAGATCACGCTGTTGCGGGCATTGATGAAAGGGCAGGAGGTGGAATATCAGGGATGCCGTTTTCACCTGGCCTGGTGTGATGTGACGGTGCCCATCGTCATGGCCTGTTCAGGTCCAAAATCCCTGCAACTGGGTGGCAGAGTTGCCGACGGCGTGCTGTTCCAGGTGGGAGCCGATCCTGCATTGGTGCGATATGCACTGGATAACATACGCCAAGGTGCTGAACAGGCGGGACGAAGGTTTGAAGAGATTAAACTGTATATGCGCGTCGCAACGGCAGTCTCACCACATCGGGATATGGCCCGGGATCAGATCAAGGGATATGCCTCGGTAGCCGCCGGGACAGTCTTCAAAACAGTTCCTCGTGAGTATTTTTCTGATGATTTGTGGAGCCAGCTCGAAGAGTTTAAAGCGAAATATGACTACTTTGAGCACGGTAGCAATCGGGCCAAACACCAGGCACTGTTGACCGACACGATTATTGATACTGTCTGTATCGCAGGTTCTCCGGAAGAGACGATTCCTCGCTTTAAGGCCATAGCGGATATGGGTGTCGACGCCTTTGTGTGGCCGGCCAATATGGAGGATGCGGGGCATTTTATTCAAACGTTCGCCGATCGGGTGATGCCGGCGTTTGCTGCCGAGGGTCAGGCGATTACAAAGCAGGTGAAACGGTAATGAACAACAACGAGAAGATGTTGGCAAGCGATGCTTTAGGATCCCGGTTATTTGTCATCGGCGGGATGTTGCTGATCGTAGCAGGGATGATTTTCGGCGATCTGTACGCTGTGTTCATATTGCATCCCAATGTGGATCGGATCTCAGCGGCTTTGGCAGGCGCCGCTTCGGCGATATCGAGCCATGACGTTGACACGGTGTGGCGGAATTTCGCTCAACTCGGCGGCTACCTTGAAAATGCCGGGACCAAGAAGGATACCCATGTTCATATTATCCAGGTTGGTTACCTGGCACTGCTGTTAGCGTTTCTGCAATCCCGGGTTCGTTTGAATGATCGTTTGAAAGTAGTGCTTGCACGCCTGTTTTTGGCTATGGCCGTGGTGTTGCCGGTATCCATTTTTCTGATTCACTATGTTGGCCTGGTCTACAGTCCGTTGGAAAGCATCGGATGGGCCAGCATCAGCGCTGACCTCTCTGGATTGATTTTGGCCTTCATTGTCCTGATTCAGCTATGGGGGCTCATGGGAAGTGCAAGGAGTCGACCTGAGGCAGCTCCCTTCTCTCCCTCATTGGGTGAAATCGGCTGGCTGTTACTGAAGGGTGGGGCTGTGTTGGTCCTGCTTGGGTTTTTATTTGGCGCCTGGTACGCAGGGGTGCAAATGCAAACGCATGAAGCACGCGAACTGGTCACCCTGAAAGAGATCATCGGGCAGGCGCATGGTGCGGATCAGGCAGCTACCGATCAATCCCTTCTGGCCTATGGCCGGTTACAGGGAGAGCGGGCGGTGTCTATAGCTGCTCATGCCCATATGGTGGAATTCGGCATTTTGGCGATGATGACATCGTTGATCCAGCCGTTCGTCTATTTGTCCCTGGCCTGGCGCCGCCGCATGGCTGTGTTGTTGCTCACCGGTGGAGCCTTGTTGCCGGTTGCCGTCTATGCCGAGATCTGGTTTGGATT
This sequence is a window from Candidatus Thiodiazotropha sp. LNASS1. Protein-coding genes within it:
- a CDS encoding LLM class flavin-dependent oxidoreductase; its protein translation is MSVSFEIGILPNRPVSECLSLSGQAEEYGYGGVWIADSQCVMRDAYILLSQIALQTSRIRVGSGVTNAITRHPAVLANSWATLHEVSNGRAILGIGVGESAVHTLGFKPDRLAALENKITLLRALMKGQEVEYQGCRFHLAWCDVTVPIVMACSGPKSLQLGGRVADGVLFQVGADPALVRYALDNIRQGAEQAGRRFEEIKLYMRVATAVSPHRDMARDQIKGYASVAAGTVFKTVPREYFSDDLWSQLEEFKAKYDYFEHGSNRAKHQALLTDTIIDTVCIAGSPEETIPRFKAIADMGVDAFVWPANMEDAGHFIQTFADRVMPAFAAEGQAITKQVKR